Proteins encoded by one window of Amaranthus tricolor cultivar Red isolate AtriRed21 chromosome 4, ASM2621246v1, whole genome shotgun sequence:
- the LOC130809780 gene encoding uncharacterized protein LOC130809780 isoform X1: protein MKKMLAFSPLPTSPFQSMFIPTSQSHFPSSFSSTFSCSFSPASSAAESKLSSQESSNTVSNPPPDFSPKTQKKKMKNDSDIEKKISQIQVSRQKYIPVSKTQLQDALISFLRSQHHSSNHDGDDSIISHFLLLSSCLDSILHAEHKNILEEMRADYFSTQPVRDEEDLDTFRLESKRGDDLAESIEFVDDRGNGSMKSYEGNTEKLEENPLSFLNGLDLMQFFGSSMADAKKDDDKSSSTFEVAAAARFQRSFMKLLQNAQFEELSVRDLMLTSALNSDYLLTLPIYVDWKRASQSNAIIFRRGYNTEKQKGLLIVEKLDYLQSKVLQKSFDLISKPLLTVGLWIKEAIERTRENEGVQLWIKRTQLWFQEISQFQQLYSPKNRTSDDITKFDQDLDEDLPIWLAAQEAVSRYEGFLSSLGPRSRLLRKFLAWIGVLPPTQEFSCEFDSEDNVATEPHLRPLLLSRITLNDIWRPATRKYCGNSLWRTLKVGLSIIFSKSIIQEPAFQELILLYTEETEDMKLTGKTKIPSLQLKIYEKIPVPDLPVIFPHKKLSFRILDTVRLDVATIVGLLAYVINYKFEDVVSSPSAIILDVIAVSALIIFVTRVALGYKQTWDRYELLVNRTLYEKTLASGFGSVYFLLDASEQQQFKECILAYGILLKSENSQFPTRSSLGEECEKFLYRNFKEKVQMPVDKAVDMLIYLGLVLEKKVKGTNVLEVVPCSSAYDSLRKHWDHLLL from the exons ATGAAAAAGATGTTAGCTTTCTCTCCATTACCCACTTCCCCATTTCAGTCCATGTTTATCCCAACTTCTCAATCCCATTTCCcatcatctttttcttctaCCTTTTCCTGTTCTTTCTCCCCTGCTTCTTCTGCTGCTGAATCAAAACTCTCATCACAAGAATCTTCTAATACTGTTTCCAATCCTCCTCCTGATTTCAGCCCCAAAACccagaagaaaaagatgaagaatgatagTGATATTGAAAAGAAAATATCCCAAATTCAAGTTTCAAGGCAGAAATATATACCAGTTTCTAAAACCCAACTTCAAGATGCTCTCATCTCTTTTCTTCGTTCTCAGCATCATTCCTCTAATCATGATGGTGATGATTCTATTATCTCCCACTTTCTTCTCCTCTCCTC GTGTTTGGACTCAATTCTTCACGCTGAACATAAAAACATCTTGGAGGAAATGCGGGCGGACTATTTTTCCACTCAGCCTGTAAGAGATGAGGAGGATTTGGATACTTTTAGGCTTGAAAGCAAAAGAGGTGATGATCTTGCGGAGAGCATTGAGTTTGTTGATGATCGAGGGAATGGGAGTATGAAGAGTTATGAAGGTAACACTGAAAAGTTAGAGGAGAACCCATTGTCTTTCTTAAATGGGTTGGATTTAATGCAGTTTTTTGGTTCTTCAATGGCTGATGCAAAGAAGGATGATGATAAGAGCTCCAG TACTTTTGAAGTTGCTGCAGCAGCCCGTTTCCAGCGCTCTTTCATGAAGTTACTTCAGAATGCACAATTTGAAGAACTTTCAGTGAGAGATTTGATGCTTACATCTGCACTAAACAGTGATTATCTTCTCACTTTGCCAATATATGTAGATTGGAAGAGGGCTTCGCAGTCAAATGCCATTATATTCAG GAGAGGCTATAATACTGAGAAGCAGAAGGGGTTGCTCATTGTTGAAAAGCTTGATTATCTACAATCGAAGGTCCTCCAAAAATCTTTTGACCTCATATCAAAACCACTGCTGACTGTTGGACTCTGGATTAAAGAG GCCATTGAACGAACCAGAGAGAATGAAGGTGTTCAACTTTGGATCAAGAGAACACAGCTCTGGTTTCAGGAGATATCTCAATTCCAACAGCTATATTCTCCCAAGAACAGAACTTCAGATGATATAACTAAATTTGACCAGGATTTGGATGAGGACTTGCCTATTTGGCTGGCTGCACAAGAGGCTGTGAGTCGTTACGAAGGGTTCTTATCATCATTAGGACCTAGAAGTAGATTACTAAGGAAGTTCCTCGCTTGGATTGGAGTTCTACCGCCAACACAAGAATTTTCTTGTGAGTTTGATTCTGAGGATAATGTTGCTACTGAGCCTCACCTAAG GCCACTTCTATTATCTAGAATTACACTTAATGACATTTGGAGACCCGCTACAAGAAAATATTGTGGAAACAGTTTATGGAGAACGTTGAAAGTTGGGTTATCTATTATTTTCTCCAAATCAATCATACAG GAACCAGCATTTCAGGAATTGATTTTGCTGTACACTGAGGAGACTGAAGATATGAAATTAACGGGCAAAACCAAGATCCCTTCGTTGCAATTGAAAATATATGAGAAGATTCCTGTGCCAGATTTGCCG GTCATTTTTCCTCACAAAAAACTATCATTCCGCATACTAGACACA GTGCGCTTGGATGTTGCTACGATTGTAGGGCTTCTGGCTTACGTTATCAATTACAAATTTGAGGATGTCGTATCTTCTCC GTCCGCTATAATTCTAGATGTCATTGCTGTGAGTGCCCTCATTATATTTGTGACACGGGTAGCTCTTGGATACAAACAGACATGGGATAGATATGAG CTACTCGTCAACAGGACGCTATATGAAAAAACTTTGGCTAGTGGGTTTGGCTCAGTTTATTTCCTTCTAGACGCTTCAGAACAGCAGCAA TTCAAAGAATGCATATTAGCGTACGGGATCCTGCTCAAATCAGAAAATAGTCAG TTTCCCACTCGCTCATCCCTTGGAGAGGAATGTGAGAAGTTTTTGTACAGAAATTTCAAAGAAAAG GTACAGATGCCTGTTGACAAGGCTGTAGATATGTTGATATATTTGGGTCTCGTATTGGAAAAGAAAGTAAAGGGTACGAATGTTTTGGAAGTTGTTCCTTGCTCCTCGGCATATGATTCCCTGAGAAAGCATTGGGATCATCTGTTACTTTAG
- the LOC130809780 gene encoding uncharacterized protein LOC130809780 isoform X3: MKKMLAFSPLPTSPFQSMFIPTSQSHFPSSFSSTFSCSFSPASSAAESKLSSQESSNTVSNPPPDFSPKTQKKKMKNDSDIEKKISQIQVSRQKYIPVSKTQLQDALISFLRSQHHSSNHDGDDSIISHFLLLSSCLDSILHAEHKNILEEMRADYFSTQPVRDEEDLDTFRLESKRGDDLAESIEFVDDRGNGSMKSYEGNTEKLEENPLSFLNGLDLMQFFGSSMADAKKDDDKSSRRGYNTEKQKGLLIVEKLDYLQSKVLQKSFDLISKPLLTVGLWIKEAIERTRENEGVQLWIKRTQLWFQEISQFQQLYSPKNRTSDDITKFDQDLDEDLPIWLAAQEAVSRYEGFLSSLGPRSRLLRKFLAWIGVLPPTQEFSCEFDSEDNVATEPHLRPLLLSRITLNDIWRPATRKYCGNSLWRTLKVGLSIIFSKSIIQEPAFQELILLYTEETEDMKLTGKTKIPSLQLKIYEKIPVPDLPVIFPHKKLSFRILDTVRLDVATIVGLLAYVINYKFEDVVSSPSAIILDVIAVSALIIFVTRVALGYKQTWDRYELLVNRTLYEKTLASGFGSVYFLLDASEQQQFKECILAYGILLKSENSQFPTRSSLGEECEKFLYRNFKEKVQMPVDKAVDMLIYLGLVLEKKVKGTNVLEVVPCSSAYDSLRKHWDHLLL; encoded by the exons ATGAAAAAGATGTTAGCTTTCTCTCCATTACCCACTTCCCCATTTCAGTCCATGTTTATCCCAACTTCTCAATCCCATTTCCcatcatctttttcttctaCCTTTTCCTGTTCTTTCTCCCCTGCTTCTTCTGCTGCTGAATCAAAACTCTCATCACAAGAATCTTCTAATACTGTTTCCAATCCTCCTCCTGATTTCAGCCCCAAAACccagaagaaaaagatgaagaatgatagTGATATTGAAAAGAAAATATCCCAAATTCAAGTTTCAAGGCAGAAATATATACCAGTTTCTAAAACCCAACTTCAAGATGCTCTCATCTCTTTTCTTCGTTCTCAGCATCATTCCTCTAATCATGATGGTGATGATTCTATTATCTCCCACTTTCTTCTCCTCTCCTC GTGTTTGGACTCAATTCTTCACGCTGAACATAAAAACATCTTGGAGGAAATGCGGGCGGACTATTTTTCCACTCAGCCTGTAAGAGATGAGGAGGATTTGGATACTTTTAGGCTTGAAAGCAAAAGAGGTGATGATCTTGCGGAGAGCATTGAGTTTGTTGATGATCGAGGGAATGGGAGTATGAAGAGTTATGAAGGTAACACTGAAAAGTTAGAGGAGAACCCATTGTCTTTCTTAAATGGGTTGGATTTAATGCAGTTTTTTGGTTCTTCAATGGCTGATGCAAAGAAGGATGATGATAAGAGCTCCAG GAGAGGCTATAATACTGAGAAGCAGAAGGGGTTGCTCATTGTTGAAAAGCTTGATTATCTACAATCGAAGGTCCTCCAAAAATCTTTTGACCTCATATCAAAACCACTGCTGACTGTTGGACTCTGGATTAAAGAG GCCATTGAACGAACCAGAGAGAATGAAGGTGTTCAACTTTGGATCAAGAGAACACAGCTCTGGTTTCAGGAGATATCTCAATTCCAACAGCTATATTCTCCCAAGAACAGAACTTCAGATGATATAACTAAATTTGACCAGGATTTGGATGAGGACTTGCCTATTTGGCTGGCTGCACAAGAGGCTGTGAGTCGTTACGAAGGGTTCTTATCATCATTAGGACCTAGAAGTAGATTACTAAGGAAGTTCCTCGCTTGGATTGGAGTTCTACCGCCAACACAAGAATTTTCTTGTGAGTTTGATTCTGAGGATAATGTTGCTACTGAGCCTCACCTAAG GCCACTTCTATTATCTAGAATTACACTTAATGACATTTGGAGACCCGCTACAAGAAAATATTGTGGAAACAGTTTATGGAGAACGTTGAAAGTTGGGTTATCTATTATTTTCTCCAAATCAATCATACAG GAACCAGCATTTCAGGAATTGATTTTGCTGTACACTGAGGAGACTGAAGATATGAAATTAACGGGCAAAACCAAGATCCCTTCGTTGCAATTGAAAATATATGAGAAGATTCCTGTGCCAGATTTGCCG GTCATTTTTCCTCACAAAAAACTATCATTCCGCATACTAGACACA GTGCGCTTGGATGTTGCTACGATTGTAGGGCTTCTGGCTTACGTTATCAATTACAAATTTGAGGATGTCGTATCTTCTCC GTCCGCTATAATTCTAGATGTCATTGCTGTGAGTGCCCTCATTATATTTGTGACACGGGTAGCTCTTGGATACAAACAGACATGGGATAGATATGAG CTACTCGTCAACAGGACGCTATATGAAAAAACTTTGGCTAGTGGGTTTGGCTCAGTTTATTTCCTTCTAGACGCTTCAGAACAGCAGCAA TTCAAAGAATGCATATTAGCGTACGGGATCCTGCTCAAATCAGAAAATAGTCAG TTTCCCACTCGCTCATCCCTTGGAGAGGAATGTGAGAAGTTTTTGTACAGAAATTTCAAAGAAAAG GTACAGATGCCTGTTGACAAGGCTGTAGATATGTTGATATATTTGGGTCTCGTATTGGAAAAGAAAGTAAAGGGTACGAATGTTTTGGAAGTTGTTCCTTGCTCCTCGGCATATGATTCCCTGAGAAAGCATTGGGATCATCTGTTACTTTAG
- the LOC130809780 gene encoding uncharacterized protein LOC130809780 isoform X2, with the protein MKKMLAFSPLPTSPFQSMFIPTSQSHFPSSFSSTFSCSFSPASSAAESKLSSQESSNTVSNPPPDFSPKTQKKKMKNDSDIEKKISQIQVSRQKYIPVSKTQLQDALISFLRSQHHSSNHDGDDSIISHFLLLSSCLDSILHAEHKNILEEMRADYFSTQPVRDEEDLDTFRLESKRGDDLAESIEFVDDRGNGSMKSYEGNTEKLEENPLSFLNGLDLMQFFGSSMADAKKDDDKSSSTFEVAAAARFQRSFMKLLQNAQFEELSVRDLMLTSALNSDYLLTLPIYVDWKRASQSNAIIFRRGYNTEKQKGLLIVEKLDYLQSKVLQKSFDLISKPLLTVGLWIKEAIERTRENEGVQLWIKRTQLWFQEISQFQQLYSPKNRTSDDITKFDQDLDEDLPIWLAAQEAVSRYEGFLSSLGPRSRLLRKFLAWIGVLPPTQEFSCEFDSEDNVATEPHLRPLLLSRITLNDIWRPATRKYCGNSLWRTLKVGLSIIFSKSIIQEPAFQELILLYTEETEDMKLTGKTKIPSLQLKIYEKIPVPDLPVRLDVATIVGLLAYVINYKFEDVVSSPSAIILDVIAVSALIIFVTRVALGYKQTWDRYELLVNRTLYEKTLASGFGSVYFLLDASEQQQFKECILAYGILLKSENSQFPTRSSLGEECEKFLYRNFKEKVQMPVDKAVDMLIYLGLVLEKKVKGTNVLEVVPCSSAYDSLRKHWDHLLL; encoded by the exons ATGAAAAAGATGTTAGCTTTCTCTCCATTACCCACTTCCCCATTTCAGTCCATGTTTATCCCAACTTCTCAATCCCATTTCCcatcatctttttcttctaCCTTTTCCTGTTCTTTCTCCCCTGCTTCTTCTGCTGCTGAATCAAAACTCTCATCACAAGAATCTTCTAATACTGTTTCCAATCCTCCTCCTGATTTCAGCCCCAAAACccagaagaaaaagatgaagaatgatagTGATATTGAAAAGAAAATATCCCAAATTCAAGTTTCAAGGCAGAAATATATACCAGTTTCTAAAACCCAACTTCAAGATGCTCTCATCTCTTTTCTTCGTTCTCAGCATCATTCCTCTAATCATGATGGTGATGATTCTATTATCTCCCACTTTCTTCTCCTCTCCTC GTGTTTGGACTCAATTCTTCACGCTGAACATAAAAACATCTTGGAGGAAATGCGGGCGGACTATTTTTCCACTCAGCCTGTAAGAGATGAGGAGGATTTGGATACTTTTAGGCTTGAAAGCAAAAGAGGTGATGATCTTGCGGAGAGCATTGAGTTTGTTGATGATCGAGGGAATGGGAGTATGAAGAGTTATGAAGGTAACACTGAAAAGTTAGAGGAGAACCCATTGTCTTTCTTAAATGGGTTGGATTTAATGCAGTTTTTTGGTTCTTCAATGGCTGATGCAAAGAAGGATGATGATAAGAGCTCCAG TACTTTTGAAGTTGCTGCAGCAGCCCGTTTCCAGCGCTCTTTCATGAAGTTACTTCAGAATGCACAATTTGAAGAACTTTCAGTGAGAGATTTGATGCTTACATCTGCACTAAACAGTGATTATCTTCTCACTTTGCCAATATATGTAGATTGGAAGAGGGCTTCGCAGTCAAATGCCATTATATTCAG GAGAGGCTATAATACTGAGAAGCAGAAGGGGTTGCTCATTGTTGAAAAGCTTGATTATCTACAATCGAAGGTCCTCCAAAAATCTTTTGACCTCATATCAAAACCACTGCTGACTGTTGGACTCTGGATTAAAGAG GCCATTGAACGAACCAGAGAGAATGAAGGTGTTCAACTTTGGATCAAGAGAACACAGCTCTGGTTTCAGGAGATATCTCAATTCCAACAGCTATATTCTCCCAAGAACAGAACTTCAGATGATATAACTAAATTTGACCAGGATTTGGATGAGGACTTGCCTATTTGGCTGGCTGCACAAGAGGCTGTGAGTCGTTACGAAGGGTTCTTATCATCATTAGGACCTAGAAGTAGATTACTAAGGAAGTTCCTCGCTTGGATTGGAGTTCTACCGCCAACACAAGAATTTTCTTGTGAGTTTGATTCTGAGGATAATGTTGCTACTGAGCCTCACCTAAG GCCACTTCTATTATCTAGAATTACACTTAATGACATTTGGAGACCCGCTACAAGAAAATATTGTGGAAACAGTTTATGGAGAACGTTGAAAGTTGGGTTATCTATTATTTTCTCCAAATCAATCATACAG GAACCAGCATTTCAGGAATTGATTTTGCTGTACACTGAGGAGACTGAAGATATGAAATTAACGGGCAAAACCAAGATCCCTTCGTTGCAATTGAAAATATATGAGAAGATTCCTGTGCCAGATTTGCCG GTGCGCTTGGATGTTGCTACGATTGTAGGGCTTCTGGCTTACGTTATCAATTACAAATTTGAGGATGTCGTATCTTCTCC GTCCGCTATAATTCTAGATGTCATTGCTGTGAGTGCCCTCATTATATTTGTGACACGGGTAGCTCTTGGATACAAACAGACATGGGATAGATATGAG CTACTCGTCAACAGGACGCTATATGAAAAAACTTTGGCTAGTGGGTTTGGCTCAGTTTATTTCCTTCTAGACGCTTCAGAACAGCAGCAA TTCAAAGAATGCATATTAGCGTACGGGATCCTGCTCAAATCAGAAAATAGTCAG TTTCCCACTCGCTCATCCCTTGGAGAGGAATGTGAGAAGTTTTTGTACAGAAATTTCAAAGAAAAG GTACAGATGCCTGTTGACAAGGCTGTAGATATGTTGATATATTTGGGTCTCGTATTGGAAAAGAAAGTAAAGGGTACGAATGTTTTGGAAGTTGTTCCTTGCTCCTCGGCATATGATTCCCTGAGAAAGCATTGGGATCATCTGTTACTTTAG
- the LOC130809781 gene encoding basic transcription factor 3-like gives MNVDKLMKMAGAVRTGGKGTMRRKKKAVHKTTTADDKRLQSTLKRIGVNAIPAIEEVNIFKDDQVIQFINPKVQASIAANTWVVSGSPQTKKLQDILPGIINQLGPDNLDNLRKLAEQFQKRAPNADGSGANAEDDDDVPELVAGETFEAAAEEGQKSEEVQKSEEAQKAEEAQKS, from the exons ATGAATGTTGATAAGCTCATGAAGATGGCCGGTGCCGTCCGCACTGGTGGCAAGGGTACTATGAGAAG AAAGAAGAAGGCTGTGCACAAAACTACCACCGCAGATGACAAAAGATTACAGAGTACCTTGAAAAGAATAGGAGTTAATGCTATTCCTGCCATTGAAGAAGTTAATATTTTCAAGGATGACCAGGTTATTCAATTCATTAACCCTAAAG TTCAAGCATCCATTGCAGCCAATACCTGGGTTGTGAGCGGTTCACCCCAAACAAAGA AATTGCAAGACATTCTTCCTGGAATCATCAATCAATTGG GACCCGACAACTTGGACAACTTGAGGAAGCTGGCTGAACAGTTCCAGAAAAGAGCACCTAATGCCGATGGCAGTGGAGCAAATGCTGAGGATGACGATGATGTTCCGGAGCTTGTTGCTGGTGAGACCTTTGAAGCAGCTGCAGAGGAAGGACAGAAGTCTGAAGAAGTACAGAAATCTGAGGAAGCTCAGAAGGCTGAGGAAGCACAAAAGTCTTGA
- the LOC130809780 gene encoding uncharacterized protein LOC130809780 isoform X4 — protein sequence MKKMLAFSPLPTSPFQSMFIPTSQSHFPSSFSSTFSCSFSPASSAAESKLSSQESSNTVSNPPPDFSPKTQKKKMKNDSDIEKKISQIQVSRQKYIPVSKTQLQDALISFLRSQHHSSNHDGDDSIISHFLLLSSTFEVAAAARFQRSFMKLLQNAQFEELSVRDLMLTSALNSDYLLTLPIYVDWKRASQSNAIIFRRGYNTEKQKGLLIVEKLDYLQSKVLQKSFDLISKPLLTVGLWIKEAIERTRENEGVQLWIKRTQLWFQEISQFQQLYSPKNRTSDDITKFDQDLDEDLPIWLAAQEAVSRYEGFLSSLGPRSRLLRKFLAWIGVLPPTQEFSCEFDSEDNVATEPHLRPLLLSRITLNDIWRPATRKYCGNSLWRTLKVGLSIIFSKSIIQEPAFQELILLYTEETEDMKLTGKTKIPSLQLKIYEKIPVPDLPVIFPHKKLSFRILDTVRLDVATIVGLLAYVINYKFEDVVSSPSAIILDVIAVSALIIFVTRVALGYKQTWDRYELLVNRTLYEKTLASGFGSVYFLLDASEQQQFKECILAYGILLKSENSQFPTRSSLGEECEKFLYRNFKEKVQMPVDKAVDMLIYLGLVLEKKVKGTNVLEVVPCSSAYDSLRKHWDHLLL from the exons ATGAAAAAGATGTTAGCTTTCTCTCCATTACCCACTTCCCCATTTCAGTCCATGTTTATCCCAACTTCTCAATCCCATTTCCcatcatctttttcttctaCCTTTTCCTGTTCTTTCTCCCCTGCTTCTTCTGCTGCTGAATCAAAACTCTCATCACAAGAATCTTCTAATACTGTTTCCAATCCTCCTCCTGATTTCAGCCCCAAAACccagaagaaaaagatgaagaatgatagTGATATTGAAAAGAAAATATCCCAAATTCAAGTTTCAAGGCAGAAATATATACCAGTTTCTAAAACCCAACTTCAAGATGCTCTCATCTCTTTTCTTCGTTCTCAGCATCATTCCTCTAATCATGATGGTGATGATTCTATTATCTCCCACTTTCTTCTCCTCTCCTC TACTTTTGAAGTTGCTGCAGCAGCCCGTTTCCAGCGCTCTTTCATGAAGTTACTTCAGAATGCACAATTTGAAGAACTTTCAGTGAGAGATTTGATGCTTACATCTGCACTAAACAGTGATTATCTTCTCACTTTGCCAATATATGTAGATTGGAAGAGGGCTTCGCAGTCAAATGCCATTATATTCAG GAGAGGCTATAATACTGAGAAGCAGAAGGGGTTGCTCATTGTTGAAAAGCTTGATTATCTACAATCGAAGGTCCTCCAAAAATCTTTTGACCTCATATCAAAACCACTGCTGACTGTTGGACTCTGGATTAAAGAG GCCATTGAACGAACCAGAGAGAATGAAGGTGTTCAACTTTGGATCAAGAGAACACAGCTCTGGTTTCAGGAGATATCTCAATTCCAACAGCTATATTCTCCCAAGAACAGAACTTCAGATGATATAACTAAATTTGACCAGGATTTGGATGAGGACTTGCCTATTTGGCTGGCTGCACAAGAGGCTGTGAGTCGTTACGAAGGGTTCTTATCATCATTAGGACCTAGAAGTAGATTACTAAGGAAGTTCCTCGCTTGGATTGGAGTTCTACCGCCAACACAAGAATTTTCTTGTGAGTTTGATTCTGAGGATAATGTTGCTACTGAGCCTCACCTAAG GCCACTTCTATTATCTAGAATTACACTTAATGACATTTGGAGACCCGCTACAAGAAAATATTGTGGAAACAGTTTATGGAGAACGTTGAAAGTTGGGTTATCTATTATTTTCTCCAAATCAATCATACAG GAACCAGCATTTCAGGAATTGATTTTGCTGTACACTGAGGAGACTGAAGATATGAAATTAACGGGCAAAACCAAGATCCCTTCGTTGCAATTGAAAATATATGAGAAGATTCCTGTGCCAGATTTGCCG GTCATTTTTCCTCACAAAAAACTATCATTCCGCATACTAGACACA GTGCGCTTGGATGTTGCTACGATTGTAGGGCTTCTGGCTTACGTTATCAATTACAAATTTGAGGATGTCGTATCTTCTCC GTCCGCTATAATTCTAGATGTCATTGCTGTGAGTGCCCTCATTATATTTGTGACACGGGTAGCTCTTGGATACAAACAGACATGGGATAGATATGAG CTACTCGTCAACAGGACGCTATATGAAAAAACTTTGGCTAGTGGGTTTGGCTCAGTTTATTTCCTTCTAGACGCTTCAGAACAGCAGCAA TTCAAAGAATGCATATTAGCGTACGGGATCCTGCTCAAATCAGAAAATAGTCAG TTTCCCACTCGCTCATCCCTTGGAGAGGAATGTGAGAAGTTTTTGTACAGAAATTTCAAAGAAAAG GTACAGATGCCTGTTGACAAGGCTGTAGATATGTTGATATATTTGGGTCTCGTATTGGAAAAGAAAGTAAAGGGTACGAATGTTTTGGAAGTTGTTCCTTGCTCCTCGGCATATGATTCCCTGAGAAAGCATTGGGATCATCTGTTACTTTAG